One genomic window of Streptomyces sp. NBC_01498 includes the following:
- a CDS encoding ankyrin repeat domain-containing protein yields MSEAPDHSPAPPAPDGDPVPDGDVVELATKVFDLARRGDAGTLAAYVDAGVPANLTNDRGDSLVMLAAYHGHAPAVTALLDRGADADRANDRGQTPLAGAVFKGEDAVIRALLAGGADPAAGTPSAVDTARMFGKADLLMLFGAR; encoded by the coding sequence ATGAGCGAGGCCCCGGACCACAGCCCGGCGCCGCCGGCCCCCGACGGTGACCCCGTCCCGGACGGCGACGTCGTCGAGCTCGCCACGAAGGTTTTCGACCTCGCCCGTCGCGGCGACGCCGGGACGCTCGCCGCCTACGTCGACGCCGGGGTCCCCGCGAACCTCACCAACGACCGGGGCGACTCCCTCGTCATGCTCGCCGCCTACCACGGGCACGCGCCCGCCGTGACGGCTCTCCTCGACCGGGGCGCCGACGCCGACCGGGCCAACGACCGCGGCCAGACCCCCCTCGCCGGAGCGGTCTTCAAGGGCGAGGACGCCGTCATCCGCGCGCTGCTCGCCGGCGGGGCCGACCCGGCCGCCGGAACACCCTCCGCGGTGGATACGGCGCGGATGTTCGGGAAGGCGGACCTGCTGATGCTGTTCGGAGCACGGTGA
- a CDS encoding HEAT repeat domain-containing protein, whose amino-acid sequence MFDPVIAPSGTLLGLLQRGRGDGTLHALAAPRAEALHALNHCVTNDPRHDWQVENRSLYYARLYLDLHGDLEPLEHHLFRAEDHFDTDESRTGLALAVLGHLASYGRDDALTLLRRYAATGANWTWALDELALRDDDPGLRSLAPSVLARFPTTAEGDAELAGALKGAFEPRPWRLWADDPREAVAARVRAAREQGSFDRWQRQMRPAGPRPGWSVQAVFAWAQDGLERGTTLHVPAARCLTAVAGPDDRAAIVETGRSGPDGARAAALHYLAEARDPAVLDLIETAATDPSRSLAEAAVAAFERMCGEAAVDRARGWVHRPDALGASAAGVLASRGGTQDTPLVLGALREAVRSEGPDTPRLWTLVDGTGRLGICCAAPVLRHVYRETASSHLRGRAARALAATDPSYPTGFAVECLWDCEETTREIAARHAETGDVRVADRLRRLAADPAEEAEVQTAVRSRIGPDLPAS is encoded by the coding sequence ATGTTCGATCCGGTCATAGCGCCGAGCGGCACGCTCCTCGGCCTGTTGCAGAGGGGGCGCGGCGACGGCACCCTGCACGCGCTGGCCGCACCCCGCGCCGAGGCGCTCCACGCCCTCAACCACTGCGTGACGAACGACCCGCGCCACGACTGGCAGGTCGAGAACCGCTCCCTCTACTACGCCCGTCTCTACCTGGACCTCCACGGCGACCTCGAACCGCTCGAACACCATCTCTTCCGTGCCGAGGACCACTTCGACACCGACGAGTCACGCACCGGGCTCGCCCTCGCCGTCCTGGGCCACCTCGCCTCCTACGGACGCGACGACGCCCTGACCCTCCTGCGCCGCTACGCCGCCACGGGCGCCAACTGGACCTGGGCGCTGGACGAACTGGCGCTGCGCGACGACGACCCGGGCCTGCGGTCCCTCGCCCCGTCCGTCCTCGCCCGGTTCCCCACGACCGCCGAGGGCGACGCCGAACTCGCCGGCGCCCTCAAGGGCGCCTTCGAACCCCGGCCCTGGCGGCTCTGGGCCGACGACCCGCGCGAGGCGGTCGCCGCCCGCGTCCGGGCCGCGCGCGAACAGGGCTCCTTCGACCGGTGGCAGCGGCAGATGCGGCCTGCCGGACCACGCCCCGGCTGGAGCGTCCAGGCCGTCTTCGCCTGGGCCCAGGACGGCCTCGAACGCGGCACCACCCTGCACGTCCCCGCCGCCCGGTGTCTGACCGCGGTCGCCGGACCGGACGACCGCGCCGCGATCGTGGAGACCGGCCGCAGCGGCCCCGACGGGGCGCGCGCGGCGGCGCTGCACTATCTCGCCGAGGCCCGCGACCCCGCCGTGCTCGACCTCATCGAGACCGCGGCGACCGACCCGTCACGAAGCCTCGCCGAGGCCGCCGTCGCCGCCTTCGAGCGGATGTGCGGCGAAGCCGCGGTCGACCGGGCGCGCGGCTGGGTCCACCGGCCCGACGCCCTCGGTGCCTCCGCCGCGGGTGTCCTGGCCTCGCGGGGGGGCACACAGGACACGCCGCTGGTACTCGGGGCACTCCGGGAGGCCGTACGGTCCGAAGGACCCGACACGCCGCGCCTGTGGACGCTGGTCGACGGCACCGGACGGCTCGGCATCTGCTGCGCCGCACCCGTGCTGCGGCACGTGTACCGGGAGACCGCGTCCTCGCACCTGCGGGGCCGGGCGGCCAGGGCACTGGCGGCCACCGACCCCTCGTACCCCACGGGGTTCGCCGTCGAATGCCTCTGGGACTGCGAGGAGACCACCCGGGAGATCGCCGCGCGGCACGCCGAGACCGGTGACGTGCGGGTGGCCGACCGGCTGCGGCGGCTCGCCGCCGACCCGGCCGAGGAGGCCGAGGTGCAGACCGCCGTACGGAGCCGGATCGGGCCCGACCTGCCCGCCTCCTGA
- a CDS encoding glycosyltransferase family 4 protein, whose product MRVVIVTESFPPDVNGVAHCALQTARHLVARGHDPLVIAPASSSAASAAAEGTAPSFSASSPSPSVPSPRAAAPRTADLDAPCPVVRVPSLPLPGYPQVRVALPSRRVAATLAAHRADLVHLAGPFVLGVRGMAAAAKLGIPAVAVYQTDLAGYARTYVGAGEAAAWRRLRAVHSAADRTLAPSSAAVKDLTDHRVPRVRLWPRGVDTVRFGPQLRDHELRRRLAPGGELIVGYVGRLAPEKHVELLSGVCDMPGVRVVIVGDGPSEPSLRTALPGAVFLGRRTGDELARLFASFDVFAHTGPYETFCQTVQEAMASGTPVVAPAAGGPLDLVDHGRTGLLVPPHDARAVTEAVRRLQADPDMRASYGRTARATVEGRTWAAVGDQLLDHYAEVLGERTAVVA is encoded by the coding sequence ATGCGTGTCGTCATCGTCACCGAATCCTTCCCGCCCGATGTGAACGGCGTGGCGCACTGCGCCCTCCAGACCGCCCGACACCTCGTCGCACGCGGCCATGACCCGCTCGTCATCGCCCCCGCCTCGTCGTCCGCCGCCTCCGCGGCGGCCGAGGGCACCGCCCCGTCCTTCTCCGCCTCATCCCCGTCCCCGTCCGTCCCCTCCCCGCGCGCCGCCGCTCCCCGCACGGCGGACCTCGACGCACCGTGCCCCGTGGTGCGCGTCCCCTCCCTGCCGCTGCCCGGTTACCCCCAGGTACGCGTCGCCCTGCCCAGCCGCCGGGTCGCCGCGACCCTCGCGGCGCACCGGGCCGACCTCGTCCACCTGGCCGGGCCGTTCGTCCTCGGCGTACGCGGCATGGCCGCCGCCGCGAAACTCGGCATACCCGCCGTCGCCGTCTACCAGACCGACCTCGCCGGTTACGCCCGCACCTACGTGGGCGCGGGCGAGGCGGCGGCCTGGCGGCGGCTGCGCGCCGTGCACAGCGCGGCGGACCGCACGCTGGCCCCCTCCAGCGCGGCCGTCAAGGACCTCACGGACCACCGCGTCCCGCGCGTGCGGCTCTGGCCGCGCGGCGTGGACACCGTCCGGTTCGGGCCCCAGTTGCGCGACCACGAGCTGCGCCGACGGCTGGCACCCGGCGGCGAATTGATCGTCGGCTACGTCGGCAGGCTCGCCCCCGAGAAGCACGTCGAACTCCTGTCCGGTGTCTGCGACATGCCCGGCGTCCGGGTCGTGATCGTCGGCGACGGGCCCAGCGAACCGTCTCTGCGCACCGCGCTCCCCGGCGCCGTCTTCCTCGGCCGCCGTACCGGGGACGAACTGGCGCGCCTCTTCGCCTCGTTCGACGTCTTCGCCCACACCGGGCCGTACGAGACGTTCTGCCAGACCGTTCAGGAGGCCATGGCCAGCGGCACACCCGTCGTCGCCCCGGCGGCGGGCGGACCGCTCGACCTCGTCGACCACGGCCGCACCGGACTGCTGGTGCCGCCGCACGACGCGCGCGCGGTCACCGAGGCCGTACGCCGCCTCCAGGCCGACCCGGACATGCGCGCCTCCTACGGACGCACGGCCCGCGCCACCGTCGAGGGCCGCACCTGGGCCGCCGTGGGCGACCAACTGCTCGACCACTACGCCGAGGTCCTCGGCGAACGCACGGCGGTGGTCGCGTGA
- a CDS encoding SGNH/GDSL hydrolase family protein, with amino-acid sequence MRLGAEPVPVAQPFRPEGVGRAGSAADTCGWVTNGAAAGSGRGESSPPGPPTVPGSGPRAVAGAAAPGPGHDSPAEPAPTFRNFATSGALTRDVRAEQTPAALAFAPDIASVLVGVNDTLRRSFDIEAITRALDEVCAALTARGTVLLTACLPDPGVMLGLPAILARPLARRQRAVNTLVHALSARYGAVHLHAADPVWVADRSLWSADRLHPGERGHRLIAARFHEMLTARGLPLGPPPPREPQQPPPSRAEALLWLATAGTGWLVRRSTDLLPQLLWLAGGELRHLARGTAARLDQRAEHALARALSALPPAAPLARMGE; translated from the coding sequence GTGCGGCTTGGCGCCGAGCCGGTCCCGGTGGCGCAGCCGTTCCGGCCGGAGGGTGTTGGTCGGGCCGGGTCGGCAGCGGATACCTGTGGGTGGGTCACCAACGGCGCGGCGGCCGGCTCGGGGCGCGGCGAGTCCTCGCCGCCCGGCCCGCCCACCGTCCCCGGCAGCGGACCCCGCGCCGTCGCCGGTGCCGCCGCCCCCGGGCCCGGTCATGACAGCCCCGCCGAACCCGCCCCCACCTTCCGTAACTTCGCGACCAGCGGCGCCCTCACCCGTGACGTGCGTGCCGAGCAGACCCCCGCCGCCCTCGCCTTCGCGCCCGACATCGCCTCCGTCCTCGTCGGAGTCAACGACACCCTCCGCCGCTCCTTCGACATCGAGGCCATCACCCGCGCCCTGGACGAGGTCTGCGCCGCCCTCACCGCACGCGGCACCGTCCTGCTCACCGCCTGCCTGCCCGACCCCGGCGTCATGCTCGGGCTGCCCGCGATCCTCGCCCGGCCGCTCGCGCGACGGCAGCGCGCGGTCAACACCCTCGTCCACGCGCTCTCCGCGCGGTACGGCGCCGTCCATCTGCACGCCGCCGACCCCGTGTGGGTCGCCGACCGCTCCCTGTGGAGCGCCGACCGGCTGCACCCCGGCGAGCGCGGCCACCGGCTGATCGCCGCGCGGTTCCACGAGATGCTCACCGCGCGCGGCCTGCCCCTGGGCCCGCCACCGCCCCGGGAGCCGCAGCAGCCGCCGCCCTCCCGCGCGGAGGCCCTGCTCTGGCTGGCGACCGCCGGGACCGGCTGGCTGGTGCGCCGCAGCACCGACCTGCTGCCCCAGTTGCTCTGGCTGGCCGGCGGCGAACTGCGCCATCTGGCGCGCGGGACCGCCGCCCGGCTCGACCAGCGCGCCGAACACGCCCTCGCCCGCGCCCTGTCGGCACTGCCACCCGCCGCTCCCCTTGCGAGAATGGGGGAATGA